One segment of Verrucomicrobiota bacterium DNA contains the following:
- a CDS encoding VOC family protein, which produces MNPSVINHIALNCRNLAAQEAFFCKHFGFERSRTFKAGQPDEFIMLKLGSVRLEMFPTDPAKTGGVNGGEQAIGFRHLAFDVPDLDSAIAALRADGIEPDAIINQDHVVPGFRIVFFRDREGNILELMQGYRDETP; this is translated from the coding sequence ATGAACCCCTCCGTTATCAATCACATCGCCCTGAATTGCCGTAACCTGGCGGCGCAGGAGGCGTTTTTCTGCAAGCATTTCGGCTTTGAGCGGTCGCGAACCTTCAAGGCCGGTCAGCCGGATGAATTCATTATGTTAAAGCTCGGTTCGGTTCGGCTGGAAATGTTTCCGACCGATCCGGCGAAGACCGGGGGAGTTAACGGCGGCGAACAGGCCATCGGTTTCAGGCACCTGGCGTTCGACGTCCCGGACCTCGACTCGGCGATTGCGGCGCTGCGGGCGGATGGCATCGAACCTGACGCGATCATCAATCAGGATCATGTGGTTCCCGGGTTCCGAATCGTGTTTTTCCGGGATCGCGAGGGAAACATCCTCGAGTTGATGCAAGGCTACCGGGACGAAACACCCTAA
- a CDS encoding ABC transporter permease — MNPEVASPDRKVRPSTWSRILAIREVGSLAALIAMLLVLTVAIPQFGQWGNLVNITRNFSFVGIVALGMTLVILTGGIDLSVGSVWGMTAVLTASLMSQGWLIAPAIPVGLLAAAAVGLFNGLCVTRLNMSPFVPTLASLSIARSLALIITHGRPISNFGPQKQAFYWIGGGDIGGVPNPFILFVLLAIIFWIVLSRTVWGRRVYAVGGNEKAARLTGLNVRRLKVSVYIISALCAGIAGIVQASYLSSVTASLATGQELSVIAATVIGGVNLSGGEGTIFGVLIGTVMLEVLRNGLLLFGIDPYWQGVFVGAIIVIAVSLDRFRKSVGRD; from the coding sequence ATGAATCCCGAGGTCGCATCCCCCGACCGGAAAGTTCGTCCGTCGACCTGGTCGCGCATCCTGGCCATCAGGGAGGTCGGCAGCCTGGCGGCATTAATCGCCATGCTACTGGTGCTTACCGTCGCCATTCCGCAGTTCGGGCAATGGGGAAACCTCGTTAACATCACCCGCAACTTTTCGTTCGTAGGGATCGTTGCCCTGGGCATGACCCTGGTTATCCTGACCGGGGGCATTGATCTCTCCGTGGGCTCCGTCTGGGGAATGACGGCGGTGCTCACGGCTTCGCTGATGTCCCAGGGCTGGTTGATTGCCCCGGCCATTCCGGTCGGCCTGTTGGCGGCGGCTGCGGTCGGGTTGTTCAACGGCCTTTGCGTCACCCGGTTGAACATGTCCCCGTTTGTGCCGACGCTGGCCTCGCTTTCCATCGCGCGCAGCCTCGCCCTGATCATCACCCACGGCCGGCCGATCTCAAATTTCGGGCCTCAGAAGCAGGCATTCTACTGGATCGGCGGAGGCGACATCGGGGGTGTGCCCAACCCGTTTATCCTGTTCGTGTTGCTGGCGATTATCTTCTGGATCGTCCTGTCACGAACCGTGTGGGGCCGCCGCGTTTACGCCGTCGGCGGGAATGAAAAGGCAGCCCGGCTTACCGGGTTGAACGTGCGCCGGCTCAAAGTCAGCGTTTACATCATCTCGGCCCTTTGCGCCGGGATTGCCGGCATCGTGCAGGCCAGCTACCTATCGAGCGTCACGGCAAGCCTTGCGACCGGCCAGGAACTCAGCGTTATCGCCGCCACCGTCATCGGCGGCGTTAACCTTTCGGGCGGTGAAGGCACGATCTTCGGCGTGCTCATCGGTACCGTGATGCTGGAAGTCCTGCGAAACGGGTTGCTCCTCTTCGGGATCGATCCCTACTGGCAGGGCGTGTTCGTCGGGGCAATCATCGTGATCGCGGTCTCGCTCGACCGGTTCCGCAAATCCGTCGGCAGAGATTAG